Proteins co-encoded in one Acidithiobacillus caldus ATCC 51756 genomic window:
- a CDS encoding NifU family protein, with protein sequence MDARPQNANTSLSEPSGQARVGEMIDCRDLDVDLAQIGSLEKVLDGWDETQKRTVNALLNAWEDVYREAFRRLIRSLRENPETLVVLRGAAQDPYLYAVLRSLGLVKASLQERIESALDGVRPSLEGHGGNVELVEVRPPDTVVLRLLGSCHGCPSSSLTLSEGVERAIREACPEIVHIETANQNITKTAEPSSGIQYISPFAITGRHRWVSLFPLSDLPVRQTISREFGRESLIFWRNKQDVVRCYRNACGHLGLPLDGGDVNRDGVLTCPAHGFRFHLDSGECLTVPEIQLDVRAVRVLNGMVQVRKED encoded by the coding sequence ATGGATGCGCGGCCTCAAAATGCCAACACGTCGCTGTCTGAACCATCCGGACAAGCCCGGGTCGGTGAGATGATCGATTGCCGAGATCTTGACGTAGATCTGGCTCAGATTGGTAGCCTCGAAAAGGTACTGGATGGGTGGGATGAAACCCAGAAGCGCACTGTGAACGCGTTGCTGAACGCGTGGGAGGATGTCTACCGAGAGGCCTTTCGAAGACTAATTCGTAGCCTTCGTGAAAATCCTGAGACGTTGGTCGTGCTACGGGGCGCAGCGCAGGATCCATATCTTTATGCCGTGTTGCGTAGCCTTGGTCTAGTTAAAGCTTCCTTGCAGGAACGTATTGAATCAGCGCTGGATGGTGTGCGGCCAAGTCTCGAAGGGCATGGTGGTAACGTGGAATTGGTGGAAGTGCGCCCTCCAGATACCGTCGTCTTGCGGCTGCTGGGCTCTTGTCACGGTTGCCCGTCCTCTTCACTTACCCTCAGCGAAGGTGTGGAGCGGGCGATTCGAGAAGCCTGTCCAGAGATTGTTCATATTGAAACAGCCAACCAAAATATCACCAAGACAGCGGAACCCTCCTCCGGCATACAATACATTAGTCCCTTCGCGATCACTGGTCGACATCGCTGGGTTTCTCTCTTTCCGCTAAGCGATCTGCCCGTCCGCCAGACGATTTCTCGCGAATTTGGTCGAGAATCCCTAATTTTCTGGAGAAATAAACAAGACGTGGTGCGTTGTTACCGTAATGCTTGCGGACATCTAGGATTGCCGTTAGATGGTGGCGATGTTAATCGCGACGGAGTGCTTACCTGCCCGGCCCATGGCTTCCGCTTCCACTTGGATAGCGGGGAGTGTTTGACGGTACCCGAGATCCAACTTGATGTTCGCGCAGTGCGTGTGCTGAACGGAATGGTTCAGGTGCGGAAGGAGGATTAG
- a CDS encoding NADH-quinone oxidoreductase subunit B family protein, translating into MANLLWLQGGACSGNTMSFLNAEEPSACDLVTDFGINVLWQPSLGMELGDNVQKILRDCVSGAIPLDIFVFEGTVVNAPNGTGTWNRFAGRPMKEWVKELAGAAQYVVALGDCATWGGIPATAPNPSDSQGLQFLKKAHGGFLGANYRSKAGLPVINIPGCPAHPDWVTQVLVAVATGRAGELALDDLQRPKTFFKSFTQTGCTRNMHFAYKVSATEFGQRKGCLFYDLGCRGPMTHSPCNRILWNRQSSKTRAGMPCLGCTEPEFPFFDLAPGSVFKTQTVMGVPKDLPAGVDKGAYIKLTAAAKSASPAWAEQDIFVV; encoded by the coding sequence ATGGCAAACCTTCTCTGGCTTCAGGGTGGTGCCTGTTCTGGAAACACCATGTCGTTCCTAAATGCCGAAGAGCCTAGCGCCTGCGACCTGGTAACCGATTTTGGTATCAATGTGCTTTGGCAGCCGTCGCTTGGAATGGAATTGGGCGACAACGTGCAAAAGATTTTGCGCGATTGTGTCTCCGGGGCTATTCCGCTTGATATCTTTGTTTTCGAGGGTACGGTGGTCAATGCACCTAACGGGACGGGAACTTGGAATCGTTTCGCAGGTCGGCCTATGAAAGAATGGGTCAAGGAACTTGCGGGGGCTGCTCAGTATGTTGTAGCACTTGGTGACTGTGCCACATGGGGTGGTATTCCGGCGACGGCACCTAACCCTAGTGATTCTCAGGGGTTACAGTTCCTAAAGAAGGCGCATGGGGGATTTCTGGGCGCCAATTACCGCAGCAAGGCGGGTCTCCCGGTCATCAACATCCCTGGCTGCCCCGCTCACCCTGATTGGGTTACTCAAGTATTGGTTGCGGTGGCAACAGGTCGAGCCGGAGAATTGGCCCTAGACGACTTGCAACGGCCAAAGACGTTTTTCAAGAGCTTTACTCAGACCGGTTGTACTCGCAATATGCATTTCGCCTATAAGGTATCGGCGACAGAGTTTGGGCAACGCAAAGGATGCTTGTTCTACGACCTGGGGTGCCGAGGCCCGATGACCCATTCGCCCTGCAATCGTATTTTATGGAATCGACAATCTTCGAAGACGCGGGCTGGTATGCCCTGTCTGGGCTGTACGGAGCCGGAGTTCCCTTTCTTCGACCTCGCACCTGGATCGGTATTCAAGACGCAAACCGTTATGGGTGTGCCGAAGGATCTCCCGGCTGGTGTTGATAAGGGCGCCTATATTAAGCTTACCGCGGCCGCCAAGAGTGCATCTCCGGCTTGGGCTGAGCAAGATATTTTCGTGGTTTGA
- a CDS encoding nickel-dependent hydrogenase large subunit, with amino-acid sequence MATAVETLDISPVGRVEGDLDVRVDIRDGVVVEAYTQAELFRGFEVILRDKDPQAGLVVTPRACGICGASHLTCAAWALDTAWKTQVPRNAILARNIGQLSESLQSIPRHHYGLFMIDAVNENYRHSKYYEEAVKRYAPFTGKSYEIGVTISGKPVEIYALFGGQWPHSSYMVPGGVMCSPTLSDITRSWSILEYFRTNWLEPVWLGCSMERYEAIKSYDDFMAWLEERPEHANSDLGMYYGIGKDIGLTKFGAGLGKYITWGYLPDEDRYQRPTIETRQQSVYMKAGVYDAKTDKFYPVDQGVTRESTTHGWYDEGADPVHPFNRTTRPMQANNRDFNGAYSWCTEVAHEQLGRLEAGPLSRELIAGGNLGESWQHSDPLVLDMYKKMGPSVWLRHFARMHEACKIYRRIEHCLREFRLDEPFYIKPKEQDGQGWGATEAIRGALAHWIEIKGGKISNYQIIAPTTWNVGPHDARGERGPIEEALIGTPIXRQDR; translated from the coding sequence ATGGCAACAGCAGTTGAAACACTAGATATCAGTCCGGTCGGCCGGGTGGAAGGCGATCTCGATGTACGCGTAGATATCCGTGATGGTGTCGTCGTAGAGGCCTACACTCAGGCCGAACTTTTTCGTGGATTTGAGGTAATTCTGCGGGATAAAGATCCACAGGCGGGCTTAGTTGTCACCCCGCGAGCTTGTGGCATCTGCGGTGCGTCCCATCTGACCTGCGCTGCATGGGCTCTAGATACGGCATGGAAAACCCAAGTGCCTCGTAACGCAATCTTGGCACGCAATATTGGGCAGCTGTCCGAGAGTCTGCAGAGTATTCCCCGCCACCACTACGGCCTTTTCATGATCGATGCCGTGAACGAAAACTATCGGCACAGCAAGTACTATGAGGAAGCGGTAAAACGTTATGCGCCATTCACTGGAAAAAGTTATGAAATCGGAGTGACTATTTCTGGTAAGCCGGTAGAAATCTATGCGCTATTCGGAGGGCAGTGGCCACACTCCAGTTATATGGTTCCAGGTGGGGTGATGTGCTCGCCCACGCTTTCGGATATCACACGATCCTGGTCAATCCTTGAATATTTCCGGACAAACTGGCTGGAGCCGGTGTGGCTAGGATGCTCGATGGAGCGCTATGAAGCAATTAAATCCTATGACGACTTCATGGCTTGGCTCGAAGAGCGGCCTGAGCATGCAAATTCGGATTTGGGAATGTATTATGGTATCGGTAAGGACATTGGCCTGACGAAATTTGGCGCGGGTTTGGGGAAATACATTACTTGGGGTTATTTGCCCGACGAGGATCGCTATCAGCGTCCGACGATTGAAACCCGGCAGCAATCTGTGTATATGAAGGCCGGAGTCTACGACGCCAAGACCGACAAGTTCTATCCAGTGGACCAAGGAGTTACTCGCGAATCCACAACCCACGGATGGTACGACGAAGGCGCAGATCCCGTACATCCATTTAACCGCACAACTCGGCCGATGCAGGCGAATAATCGAGATTTTAATGGTGCATACAGCTGGTGTACTGAGGTAGCTCATGAACAGCTTGGCCGTCTTGAAGCTGGTCCGCTATCTCGCGAGTTGATCGCGGGCGGCAACCTTGGTGAGTCTTGGCAACATTCGGATCCCTTGGTGCTGGACATGTACAAGAAGATGGGACCGAGCGTATGGCTTCGGCATTTTGCGCGGATGCACGAAGCGTGCAAGATCTATCGCCGGATCGAACATTGTTTACGGGAATTCCGGCTGGATGAGCCCTTTTACATCAAGCCTAAAGAGCAAGATGGTCAAGGATGGGGAGCGACCGAGGCGATTCGTGGAGCGTTGGCCCATTGGATCGAGATCAAAGGTGGTAAGATCAGCAACTACCAGATTATCGCTCCAACGACGTGGAATGTCGGGCCGCACGACGCTCGTGGCGAGCGCGGGCCAATAGAGGAGGCTTTGATCGGTACGCCGATCNNACGCCAAGACCGGTAA
- a CDS encoding hydrogenase maturation protease — protein MKRRMVIGCGNLFRRDDGIGIHVIERLRKEQVPNDVELFDAGTSGLEILFQARDCHELIIIDACRSKSEPGAVFKVPGSELPLSYTPTLTLHDFRWDHALYAGTRLFGENFPKSVTAFLIEGSDFGFGDNLSKEVRHALPIVVQQVLAFLVAPQETCNGRLDPSET, from the coding sequence ATGAAAAGACGTATGGTCATTGGTTGCGGTAATCTATTTCGGCGGGATGACGGGATTGGGATTCACGTCATAGAGCGACTACGTAAGGAGCAGGTTCCGAACGATGTCGAGCTCTTCGATGCTGGAACTTCCGGACTAGAGATCCTTTTCCAGGCTCGTGACTGTCATGAACTAATCATCATTGATGCATGCCGCAGCAAGAGCGAACCGGGTGCTGTATTCAAGGTGCCTGGGAGCGAGCTGCCGCTGTCTTACACACCCACGCTTACCTTGCATGACTTTCGCTGGGATCATGCCTTGTACGCAGGTACGCGTCTATTCGGAGAGAACTTTCCGAAATCCGTCACTGCATTTCTCATAGAAGGAAGTGACTTTGGTTTCGGTGATAACCTCAGTAAGGAGGTTCGTCATGCGCTTCCTATAGTGGTCCAGCAGGTTTTAGCCTTTTTGGTAGCTCCTCAAGAGACTTGCAATGGAAGACTTGACCCAAGTGAAACTTGA
- a CDS encoding IS256 family transposase produces MQESTGFDGGMGELGLNIEGLLRRSARQLIQQAIEGEVQVLLEEYAAVRMVDGRRAVVRNGYLPEREILTAVGPVPVQVPKVRDRSGSGVVFRSSLVPPYVRKSRTVAAALPWLYLHGVSSGRMHEALSVLLGEEAKGLSPAVLGRLKVEWAQEHAQWQRRSLQGKRYAYWWADGVYTQLRAEDDPRMCLLVIIGVTAEGKKEVVAVTDGLRESKASWLEILRDLRDRGLQEAPLLAIGDGAMGFWAALDEIYPQTRHQRCWVHKTANILNELPKRLQGKAKAALQAIWMADTREAAEKAWQAFVRDYQAKYPRAVAKLEKDRDVLLTFFDFPAEHWRHIRSSNAIESTFATVRQRSSRTKNCVSRATFLGLSYKLIQQAERHWRGIQHPERLRELFAGVTFVDGMPANETRLDPQQDAA; encoded by the coding sequence ATGCAAGAGAGTACTGGTTTCGACGGAGGAATGGGAGAGTTGGGCCTGAACATCGAGGGCTTATTGCGGCGGTCCGCGCGCCAGCTGATCCAACAGGCCATCGAGGGCGAGGTGCAGGTGCTGCTGGAGGAGTATGCCGCGGTACGCATGGTCGATGGTCGCCGGGCCGTCGTGCGGAATGGATATCTGCCGGAGCGGGAGATCCTGACAGCGGTCGGCCCCGTGCCTGTACAGGTCCCCAAGGTGCGAGACCGCTCCGGTTCGGGCGTGGTCTTCCGTTCTTCCCTGGTACCGCCCTACGTGCGCAAGTCGCGGACCGTGGCCGCAGCGCTCCCCTGGTTGTACCTGCACGGGGTATCGTCGGGACGGATGCACGAGGCGCTGTCTGTTCTCCTGGGCGAGGAGGCCAAGGGGCTTTCTCCGGCCGTGCTGGGACGCTTGAAAGTCGAATGGGCGCAAGAGCATGCCCAATGGCAGCGCCGGTCTCTACAGGGAAAACGCTACGCCTATTGGTGGGCCGACGGGGTCTATACCCAGCTGCGGGCGGAGGACGATCCCCGGATGTGTCTCTTGGTCATTATTGGCGTGACGGCCGAGGGCAAGAAGGAGGTCGTGGCGGTCACCGACGGTTTACGGGAGTCCAAAGCCTCCTGGCTAGAGATCCTGCGGGACTTGCGCGACCGCGGGCTGCAGGAGGCGCCACTACTGGCCATAGGAGATGGGGCGATGGGTTTCTGGGCCGCCCTGGACGAGATTTACCCACAAACCCGTCATCAGCGCTGTTGGGTGCACAAGACGGCCAACATCCTCAACGAGCTACCGAAGCGCCTTCAGGGGAAAGCCAAGGCCGCCCTGCAGGCGATCTGGATGGCCGACACCCGTGAAGCTGCGGAGAAAGCCTGGCAAGCCTTCGTGCGGGACTACCAGGCCAAATATCCCAGAGCGGTCGCAAAGCTCGAGAAGGACCGGGACGTGCTGCTGACCTTCTTCGACTTCCCGGCAGAGCACTGGCGGCATATCCGCAGCAGCAACGCCATCGAATCGACCTTCGCCACCGTACGGCAACGCAGCAGCCGCACTAAAAACTGTGTCTCTCGAGCCACTTTCCTTGGCCTGAGCTACAAGCTCATCCAGCAGGCAGAGAGACACTGGCGCGGGATTCAGCATCCGGAAAGACTGCGCGAGCTCTTTGCCGGGGTGACATTTGTCGATGGGATGCCTGCCAACGAAACCCGGCTGGATCCTCAACAGGACGCCGCCTGA
- a CDS encoding sigma-54-dependent transcriptional regulator, which yields MTPILPLSPVLLLVFPDDQEARNLSLQLSAHYECVVANDAASALQIIATRHVDAVICNEELPDMTGSECLFALRTKQPATLRFLSGMAADSRSIHDALYVAAVYEYLRKPLIPDLVAISLKRAVEYNELASSYRRLSHELLLKSGNINITDSDESNPQEKFSDLFYCSRAMADVCNLAKQAAATDLPVLIYGETGTGKELLARGIHYHSRRQSQAFIAENCSSIPPELLHSELFGHRRGAFTGAISDRLGLFSAADGGTVLLDEIEGMTEHLQASLLRFLQSGEIKPVGSDRAHKADVRVIAVTNVSLEILVDQGKFRKDLYYRLKGIEIKIPPLRERPADILMLAEHFARSFAASLGKKYVGFENAAQEMLRDYAFPGNVRELENEVRRAIALTPNGEPIGPQQLSAAIRNNIEHNRVISTSELSGSLKEQVESLEKTLVSSALSRFHGNQSKAANYLGLSRVGLANKIKRYNIPS from the coding sequence ATGACTCCTATCCTCCCCCTTTCTCCCGTACTCTTGTTGGTCTTCCCCGATGACCAAGAGGCGCGGAACCTGTCGTTGCAGCTGTCAGCACACTACGAGTGTGTCGTCGCCAATGACGCGGCATCTGCTCTACAAATCATAGCGACACGACATGTCGATGCGGTTATTTGCAATGAAGAATTGCCCGACATGACGGGAAGTGAATGCCTCTTTGCCCTGCGCACAAAGCAGCCTGCAACACTTCGGTTTTTATCTGGAATGGCTGCCGACTCACGATCCATCCACGATGCGCTTTATGTCGCGGCGGTATATGAATATCTACGCAAACCGCTTATTCCGGATCTCGTCGCCATCAGCCTTAAACGTGCAGTTGAATATAACGAACTAGCAAGCTCTTATCGACGCTTAAGCCATGAGTTACTGCTAAAATCCGGGAATATTAACATCACGGATTCGGATGAGTCCAATCCGCAAGAAAAATTCAGCGATCTGTTCTACTGTAGTCGAGCAATGGCGGATGTTTGTAATCTGGCCAAACAGGCAGCAGCAACTGACCTTCCAGTGCTGATATACGGTGAGACTGGAACCGGAAAGGAGCTGCTTGCGCGTGGTATCCACTACCATAGTAGACGGCAAAGCCAAGCATTTATTGCGGAAAACTGTAGCTCCATCCCCCCGGAATTACTCCATTCTGAGCTTTTTGGCCATCGCCGTGGCGCATTCACAGGGGCTATCAGTGATCGTTTGGGACTCTTTTCTGCTGCCGATGGCGGGACGGTATTGCTCGATGAAATTGAAGGTATGACCGAACATCTACAAGCAAGTTTACTACGTTTTTTACAATCAGGAGAAATCAAGCCAGTAGGGAGCGATCGCGCTCATAAAGCGGATGTCCGCGTGATCGCGGTCACCAATGTATCGTTAGAAATCCTGGTAGATCAAGGGAAATTTAGGAAAGATCTCTACTATCGACTTAAAGGAATAGAAATAAAGATTCCACCCTTACGCGAACGACCTGCCGATATACTGATGCTAGCCGAACACTTCGCACGATCATTCGCCGCCTCTCTTGGGAAAAAATATGTAGGCTTCGAGAACGCAGCACAAGAAATGCTGCGCGATTATGCATTCCCTGGAAATGTTAGAGAATTGGAAAACGAAGTGCGCAGAGCAATTGCTCTAACTCCAAATGGTGAGCCAATTGGCCCCCAGCAACTCTCTGCCGCCATTCGTAATAACATCGAGCACAATCGGGTCATCTCAACGTCCGAATTATCGGGATCCCTAAAAGAGCAAGTGGAATCCCTGGAAAAAACGTTGGTTTCATCTGCGTTATCTCGATTCCACGGGAACCAGAGCAAAGCAGCCAACTATCTTGGTTTGTCACGGGTTGGGCTGGCAAATAAAATAAAGAGGTATAATATCCCGAGCTAG